One window from the genome of Natronomonas pharaonis DSM 2160 encodes:
- the leuC gene encoding 3-isopropylmalate dehydratase large subunit gives MSEGTLYDKVWENHKVTTLPNGQDQLFVGLHLIHEVTSPQAFGMLRERDIEVARPDLTHATVDHIVPTADQSRPLDNEAAEEMMAELEENVREAGITLDDPTTGNQGIVHVIGPEQGLTQPGKTIVCGDSHTSTHGAFGALAFGIGTSQIRDVLATQTIAMEKKDVRKIEVTGELGEGVTAKDIILTIIRRLGTDGGVGYVYEYAGEAIENLGMEGRMSICNMSIEGGARAGYVNPDETTYEWLRETDAFADDPERFEELKPYWESVRSDPDAEYDDVVTIDGSEIEPVVTWGTTPGQGIGITEEIPAPEDLPADKQDTARRAQDHMGVEPGETMAGYNIDVAFLGSCTNARLPDLRSAAEIIKGREVHDSVRAMVVPGSQRVKAAAEDEGLDSVFKEAGFDWREAGCSMCLGMNDDQLVGDEACASSSNRNFVGRQGSKDGRTVLMSPEMVAAAAVTGEVTDVRELPKAEVEA, from the coding sequence ATGAGCGAGGGCACGCTATACGACAAGGTCTGGGAGAACCACAAGGTGACCACCCTGCCGAACGGACAGGACCAACTGTTTGTCGGCCTCCACCTCATCCACGAGGTCACAAGCCCGCAGGCGTTCGGGATGCTCCGGGAGCGCGACATCGAGGTCGCCCGTCCGGACCTGACGCATGCGACTGTCGACCACATCGTGCCGACGGCCGACCAGTCGCGGCCGCTCGACAACGAGGCCGCCGAAGAGATGATGGCGGAACTGGAGGAAAACGTCCGCGAGGCCGGGATTACGCTTGACGACCCCACCACCGGCAACCAGGGTATCGTCCACGTCATCGGCCCGGAGCAGGGGCTTACCCAGCCCGGCAAGACCATCGTCTGTGGCGACAGCCACACCTCGACACACGGGGCCTTCGGCGCGCTGGCGTTCGGCATCGGCACCTCCCAGATTCGGGACGTGCTGGCGACACAGACGATTGCCATGGAGAAAAAGGACGTCCGGAAAATCGAGGTCACCGGCGAACTCGGCGAGGGCGTCACCGCCAAGGACATCATCCTCACCATCATCCGCCGGCTCGGCACCGACGGCGGGGTCGGTTACGTCTACGAGTACGCCGGCGAAGCCATCGAAAACCTCGGCATGGAAGGACGCATGTCCATCTGTAACATGTCCATCGAGGGCGGCGCTCGTGCGGGCTATGTCAACCCCGACGAGACCACCTACGAGTGGCTCCGCGAGACCGACGCCTTCGCGGACGACCCCGAGCGGTTCGAGGAGCTAAAGCCCTACTGGGAGTCGGTTCGGTCCGACCCCGACGCCGAATACGACGACGTCGTCACCATCGACGGCTCGGAAATCGAACCGGTCGTCACGTGGGGCACCACGCCCGGACAGGGCATCGGTATCACCGAGGAAATCCCGGCCCCCGAAGACCTGCCGGCAGACAAGCAGGATACCGCCCGGCGGGCACAGGACCACATGGGCGTCGAGCCCGGCGAGACGATGGCGGGCTACAACATCGATGTCGCCTTCCTCGGCTCCTGTACGAACGCCCGGCTGCCCGACCTGCGCTCGGCGGCGGAGATTATCAAGGGCCGCGAGGTCCACGACTCCGTCCGCGCGATGGTCGTTCCCGGCAGCCAGCGCGTCAAGGCCGCTGCCGAGGACGAAGGCCTCGATTCGGTGTTCAAGGAGGCCGGCTTCGACTGGCGTGAGGCCGGCTGTTCGATGTGTCTCGGGATGAACGACGACCAGCTGGTCGGCGATGAGGCCTGTGCGTCCTCTTCGAACCGGAACTTCGTCGGTCGGCAAGGCTCGAAGGACGGCCGTACCGTCCTGATGAGCCCCGAGATGGTCGCCGCCGCGGCCGTGACCGGCGAGGTAACGGACGTGCGTGAACTCCCGAAAGCGGAGGTGGAGGCATAA
- the ilvC gene encoding ketol-acid reductoisomerase, producing the protein MTDATIYYDDDAESTVLDDKTVAVLGYGSQGHAHAQNLDDSGVDVVVGLREDSSSRSAAEADGLDVATPRGAAEQADLVSVLVPDTVQPAVYEQIEDVLQPGDTLQFAHGFNIHYGQIEPSEDVNVTMVAPKSPGHLVRRNYENDEGTPGLLAVYQDPSGEAHDLGLAYAKAIGCTRAGVVETTFREETETDLFGEQAVLCGGVTSLVKTGYETLVDAGYSPEMAYFECLNELKLIVDLMYEGGNSEMWDSVSDTAEYGGLTRGDRIVDDHAREKMEEVLEEVQNGTFAREWISENQAGRPSYKQLRAAEKNHDIEAVGEDLRALFAWGDD; encoded by the coding sequence ATGACTGACGCAACTATCTACTACGACGACGACGCAGAAAGCACCGTACTCGACGACAAGACCGTAGCTGTTCTCGGTTACGGCAGCCAAGGCCACGCCCACGCCCAGAACCTCGACGACTCGGGCGTTGACGTGGTCGTTGGACTTCGCGAGGATTCGTCCTCGCGGTCGGCCGCCGAAGCGGACGGCCTCGACGTCGCGACGCCGCGAGGAGCCGCCGAGCAGGCCGACCTCGTGAGCGTGCTGGTTCCGGATACGGTCCAGCCAGCCGTCTACGAGCAAATCGAGGACGTTCTCCAGCCGGGCGACACGCTGCAGTTCGCCCACGGGTTCAACATCCACTACGGACAAATCGAACCCAGCGAGGACGTCAACGTCACGATGGTCGCACCGAAGTCGCCGGGGCATCTGGTGCGCCGCAACTACGAAAACGACGAGGGAACCCCCGGTCTGCTGGCGGTCTATCAGGACCCGAGCGGCGAGGCCCACGACCTCGGACTCGCCTACGCGAAGGCCATCGGCTGTACGCGGGCCGGCGTCGTCGAGACGACGTTCCGCGAGGAGACCGAAACCGACCTGTTCGGCGAGCAGGCTGTCCTCTGTGGCGGCGTCACCTCGCTTGTCAAAACGGGCTATGAGACGCTCGTCGATGCGGGCTACTCCCCGGAGATGGCCTACTTCGAATGTCTCAACGAACTGAAGCTGATTGTCGACCTCATGTACGAGGGCGGCAACAGCGAGATGTGGGATTCAGTCTCCGACACCGCCGAATACGGCGGCCTGACGCGTGGCGACCGAATCGTCGACGACCACGCTCGCGAAAAGATGGAGGAGGTCCTCGAAGAGGTCCAGAACGGTACCTTCGCCCGCGAGTGGATTTCGGAGAACCAGGCCGGCCGCCCGAGCTACAAGCAGCTCCGGGCCGCCGAAAAGAACCACGACATCGAAGCGGTCGGCGAGGACCTGCGCGCGCTGTTCGCGTGGGGCGACGACTAA
- the ilvN gene encoding acetolactate synthase small subunit yields the protein MSRRQDERRNGLEGPEPSERQRPVGRRNEQGIRIDPEVAAEHEPRRTIISAYVKNEPGVLARVSGLFHRRQFNIESLTVGPTQNEGYSRITLVVEEPDPGIDQIKKQLQKVLPVVHVRELDNDPVARELVILKVDGDEPDKVQAITEMYDGETLDAGPQTITVQITGDEGKIDDAIDAYEQFDIREIARTGQAALARGAEETARVDEKHT from the coding sequence ATGAGCCGCCGACAGGACGAACGCCGCAACGGGCTGGAGGGGCCGGAGCCCAGCGAGCGGCAGCGACCAGTCGGCCGGCGCAACGAGCAGGGCATCCGCATCGACCCCGAGGTTGCAGCCGAACACGAACCGCGGCGAACCATCATCTCGGCGTACGTGAAAAACGAACCGGGCGTCCTCGCGCGGGTGTCCGGGCTCTTCCACCGCCGGCAGTTCAACATCGAGTCGCTGACCGTCGGCCCGACGCAAAACGAGGGGTATTCTCGAATTACCCTCGTTGTCGAGGAGCCGGACCCCGGCATCGACCAGATAAAAAAGCAGCTCCAGAAGGTGCTGCCGGTCGTTCACGTTCGGGAACTGGACAACGACCCGGTCGCACGCGAACTCGTCATCCTGAAAGTCGACGGCGACGAGCCGGACAAGGTACAGGCTATCACGGAGATGTACGACGGCGAGACGTTGGACGCCGGGCCACAGACCATCACGGTCCAGATAACCGGCGACGAAGGCAAAATCGACGACGCCATCGACGCCTACGAGCAGTTCGATATCCGAGAAATCGCCAGAACCGGCCAGGCCGCGCTGGCACGCGGCGCTGAAGAGACCGCACGTGTTGACGAGAAACATACATGA